A stretch of Gallus gallus isolate bGalGal1 chromosome 2, bGalGal1.mat.broiler.GRCg7b, whole genome shotgun sequence DNA encodes these proteins:
- the NEUROD6 gene encoding neurogenic differentiation factor 6 has product MLTLPFDESVVMPESQMCRKFSRESDDQKQIKNPESFSKQIILRGKNIKRSPGEDTEKEEEEEEREEEDENGLPRRRGLRKKKTSKIRMERIKFRRQEANARERNRMHGLNDALDNLRKVVPCYSKTQKLSKIETLRLAKNYIWALSEILRIGKRPDLLTFVQNLCKGLSQPTTNLVAGCLQLNARSFLMGQAGEGAHHARSPYSTFYPPYHSPELGTPPGHGTLDNSKSMKPYNYCSAYESFYESTSPECASPQFEGPLSPPPINYNGIFSLKQEESLDYGKNYNYGMHYCAVPPRGPLGQSSMFRLPTESHFPYDLHLRSQSLTMQDELNAVFHN; this is encoded by the coding sequence ATGCTAACACTACCGTTTGATGAGTCTGTTGTAATGCCAGAGTCCCAGATGTGCAGAAAGTTTTCCAGAGAAAGCGATGaccaaaagcaaataaagaaccCGGAAAGCTTTTCGAAGCAGATCATACTCCGAGGGAAGAATATTAAAAGGTCTCCCGGAGAAGAtacagagaaagaggaagaagaggaggagagggaggaggaggatgagaacGGCTtgcccaggagaagaggccttCGGAAAAAAAAGACGAGCAAGATCAGGATGGAAAGGATCAAATTCAGGCGACAAGAAGCCAACGCGCGTGAGAGGAACCGGATGCACGGCCTTAACGACGCTCTGGACAATTTAAGGAAAGTGGTCCCTTGCTACTCTAAAACACAAAAACTGTCTAAAATTGAAACGTTGAGATTAGCCAAGAACTACATTTGGGCTCTTTCCGAAATTCTGCGAATTGGCAAGAGGCCTGACCTGCTCACCTTTGTCCAGAACTTGTGCAAGGGTCTGTCCCAGCCAACGACAAACTTGGTGGCGGGATGCCTGCAGCTGAATGCCCGAAGCTTCCTGATGGGCCAGGCAGGCGAAGGTGCCCATCATGCCCGCTCGCCTTACTCTACCTTCTACCCTCCCTACCACAGCCCTGAGCTCGGCACCCCCCCAGGGCATGGGACTCTCGACAACTCCAAGTCCATGAAACCCTACAACTACTGCAGTGCGTATGAGTCCTTCTACGAGAGTACTTCCCCAGAGTGTGCCAGCCCACAGTTTGAAGGTCCCTTAAGTCCTCCCCCAATTAACTATAATGGGATATTTTCCCTGAAGCAAGAAGAAAGCTTGGACTATGGCAAAAATTACAATTACGGCATGCATTACTGTGCAGTGCCACCCAGGGGTCCCCTTGGGCAGAGCTCGATGTTCAGGTTGCCTACAGAGAGCCACTTCCCTTACGACTTACATCTGCGCAGCCAGTCTCTCACCATGCAAGATGaattaaatgcagtttttcataattaa